In Harmonia axyridis chromosome X, icHarAxyr1.1, whole genome shotgun sequence, a single window of DNA contains:
- the LOC123686587 gene encoding uncharacterized protein LOC123686587, giving the protein MSLASNEIPSYDSLIKFVQKQSKVLSRTSTHASSSTQSKSPGAKPKGSYSYASASSVSDKIVHYPCPVCGENSPLITKCHRFLKLSPNERYQLTREKILCLNCLSSKHKISQCKSLNSCSVCINRHHSLLHFNKETPKEVKPIVNSTAESNISQSGVSLMVADSIDRKMDISHNYDRITLLPTAEVMIKVDDKLEKIRVLLDSGSQDNFLSTECCKHLKIPFSKRDIKVTGIGNISTPIRGIAPDLTIFSRFNERFQITLDALVIDNLTSKLPSYDIPLEDLSFIDNLRLADSKFSYSEKIDGILGAAIFVGILKGDKIIDRSDSLFALNTSFGYVISGKFSSCNKTNSPLYSNSFHIVVDNFALEKLLKHFIKLEEFPEKEHFSSDDLACEDSFKATYSREPSGRYKVALPFRKDPSNLGDSFTSAFKRFLTLEKRLSSSLDLREKYSEVFRDYLNQGHMKKSSTLDETFDVSTLAPHYFIPHHAIFKNSTTTPVRVVFDASLKTNPKSLSLNDCLFAGPRLQIDIVQLFMNFRIFEIAIIADLCQMYRQMKWLYVGRIAGKDVPVESVREYLTEINGYEEIKIKKLETKGQASPLLVM; this is encoded by the exons ATGTCTTTGGCATCGAATGAAATTCCATCTTATGATAGCCTAATAAAGTTCGTTCAAAAGCAATCGAAAGTTTTGAGTAGAACCTCTACTCATGCCAGTAGTTCGACCCAGTCAAAATCGCCTGGGGCGAAACCTAAAGGTTCATATTCTTATGCCAGCGCTAGTTCTGTTTCAGATAAAATCGTACATTATCCTTGTCCTGTCTGCGGAGAAAATAGCCCTTTGATAACCAAATGTCATCGATTTTTGAAGCTTTCGCCAAACGAAAGATATCAGTTGACGagagaaaaaatcttatgtttaaATTGTTTGAGTAGCAAACATAAAATAAGTCAATGTAAATCCTTGAATTCTTGTAGTGTTTGCATAAATAGACATCATTCTCTTTTACATTTCAACAAAGAAACTCCAAAAGAAGTAAAACCTATTGTTAATAGTACTGCAGAAAGTAATATTTCTCAAAGTGGTGTTAGTTTGATGGTAGCTGATAGTATTGATCGCAAAATGGATATTTCGCATAATTATGATAGAATCACTTTATTACCTACAGCTGAGGTAATGATTAAAGTAGAtgataaattagaaaaaattcgaGTTCTTTTAGATAGTGGTAGCCAGGATAATTTTCTCTCAACTGAATGCTGCAAGCATTTGAAAATTCCGTTCTCAAAAAGAGATATTAAGGTGACTGGAATAGGAAATATTAGTACACCTATAAGGGGTATAGCTCCAGACCTAACAATATTCTCACGCTTCAATGAAAGATTCCAAATAACATTGGACGCATTAGTTATAGATAATCTTACCTCAAAATTACCCTCATATGATATACCATTGGAAGATTTAAGTTTCATTGACAATTTGCGCCTGGCGGATAGTAAATTTAGCTATTCTGAGAAAATTGATGGTATTCTGGGTGCAGCAATTTTCGTTGGAATTTTGAAGGGGGATAAAATAATTGACCGATCAGATAGCTTATTCGCTCTTAACACTTCCTTCGGTTATGTTATTAgtggaaaattttcttcatgTAACAAAACCAACTCGCCGCTTTACTCCAATTCGTTTCATATAGTTGTTGATAATTTCGCTCTagagaaattattgaaacatTTCATAAAACTCGAAGAATTTCCAGAAAAGGAACATTTTAGCTCTGATGATTTAGCTTGCGAAGATTCATTCAAAGCAACTTACTCTAGGGAACCTTCAGGAAGGTATAAAGTAGCTCTTCCTTTCAGAAAAGATCCCTCCAATCTAGGAGATTCGTTCACTTCTGCTTTCAAAAGATTTTTAACTTTAGAAAAGAGACTGTCCTCGTCATTAGACTTAAGGGAGAAATATAGTGAAGTTTTTCGAGATTACTTGAATCAAGGTCACATGAAAAAGTCTTCAACTTTAGATGAAACTTTTGATGTTTCTACTCTCGCACCGCACTATTTCATTCCGCATCACgctatttttaaaaattccaCTACGACTCCGGTTAGAGTCGTATTCGATGCTAGCTTGAAAACAAATCCAAAATCCCTTTCGTTGAACGATTGCTTGTTTGCGGGTCCTAGACTGCAAATAGATATAGTGCAACTCTttatgaattttcgaattttcgaaatagctATCATTGCTGATTTATGTCAAATGTATAGACAG ATGAAGTGGCTTTACGTAGGACGGATTGCTGGAAAGGACGTTCCCGTAGAATCTGTCAGGGAATATCTTACAGAAATAAATGGTTATGaggaaattaaaataaaaaaacttgagACTAAAG GTCAGGCGAGTCCACTCTTGGTAAtgtag
- the LOC123686588 gene encoding uncharacterized protein LOC123686588 produces MVVHFKEWSKDNRKLAAAINNRIFLLRCRKNGVYPKHIVNEVRYSVTYKPLKSEPTIKIQVESQKLVKHLETCLLITDSEGKKLRKYNSIPPKIYGLVKVHKVRGSAMGNPASPILAELIMNSLINFHCDLQFTHEIEENGRIPFLDVWIIREGGHLKTDLYSKPIASHRTLHFSSLHTTSQKIAMIKSIRHKILGMSHESFHTKNFREQATLLIQNGYPRSLVRRIFHTSTPIVTPSCPPDSDGADKKYNKVIYIPGLSQRLIKVMRNSSSIIVSYYNKTVGKLFSQLKDKDPDYRQSGLVYKVNCKDCTGTYIGQTRQYFGTRIKQHQSDCMKQSNTTALAHHAMSEGHQFDFDDAKILIRENNWFKRNCKEMLFIKRHPNSINARSDIGSLNIVYSNLIKEIKL; encoded by the exons ATGGTGGTCCACTTCAAAGAATGGTCTAAGGACAACAGAAAGCTAGCTGCAGCGATcaacaatagaatatttttgttgagaTGTAGAAAAAATGGAGTGTATCCCAAACATATTGTTAACGAGGTGAGAT ATTCTGTAACGTATAAACCTCTTAAATCAGAACCAACAATCAAGATCCAGGTTGAATCTCAAAAACTTGTCAAACATTTGGAAACTTGTTTGCTAATAACAGATAGTGAAGGAAAAAAGTTGAGAAAATATAATTCCATTCCCCCTAAAATTTATGGTCTAGTTAAAGTTCATAAG GTCAGAGGCTCGGCTATGGGCAACCCGGCTTCACCGATTTTAGCTGAATTAATTATGAACAGTCTCATCAA CTTTCATTGTGACCTACAATTCACacatgaaattgaagaaaatggtAGAATTCCGTTTTTGGATGTCTGGATCATAAGAGAGGGCGGACACTTGAAGACGGATTTATACTCTAAGCCTATTGCTTCTCACAGAACATTACATTTCAGTTCGTTACATACCACATCTCAAAAAATTGCAATGATCAAATCCATAAGACATAAGATCCTCGGTATGTCTCACGAGTCATTCCATACAAAAAATTTTAGAGAGCAAGCAACTTTACTCATTCAGAATGGGTACCCGAGAAGCCTTGTTCGTAGAATTTTTCACACTTCTACTCCTATAGTGACTCCTAGTTGTCCCCCTGACTCGGATGGTGCTGATAAAAAGTACAATAAAGTTATTTATATACCGGGATTAAGCCAGAGGTTGATTAAAGTTATGAGGAATTCGTCATCAATTATCGTCTCATATTATAATAAGACTGTCGGAAAACTATTTTCCCAACTTAAGGACAAGGATCCAGATTACAGGCAATCGGGTTTGGTTTACAAAGTCAATTGTAAAGATTGTACAGGTACATATATCGGACAAACTAGACAGTATTTTGGTACCAGGATTAAACAACATCAATCAGATTGCATGAAACAATCCAACACAACTGCGCTTGCACATCATGCCATGTCTGAGGGACATCAGTTTGATTTTGATGACGCGAAAATTCTGATCAGGGAGAACAATTGGTTCAAACGCAATTGCAAAGAGATGCTCTTCATCAAGAGACACCCTAATTCAATCAATGCACGGTCTGATATAGGTTCACTGAACATCGTATATTCGAACCtgattaaagaaataaaattataa